One window of the Triticum dicoccoides isolate Atlit2015 ecotype Zavitan chromosome 3B, WEW_v2.0, whole genome shotgun sequence genome contains the following:
- the LOC119276137 gene encoding protein ROOT HAIR DEFECTIVE 3-like, translating into MEDPCLSTQLIDGDGVFNVSGLESFMKEVKLAECGLSYAVVSIMGPQSSGKSTLLNHLFRTNFREMDAFRGRSQTTKGIWMAKAQNIEPCTLVMDLEGTDGRERGEDDTAFEKQSALFALAVSDIVLINMWCHDIGREQAANKPLLKTVFQVMMRLFSPRKTTMLFVIRDKSKTPLENLEPILREDIQKIWDGVPKPHAHKDTPLSEFFNVQVVALNSYEEKEELFREQVSNLRDRFQQSIAPGGLAGDRRGVVPASGFSFSSQQFWKVIKENKDLDLPAHKVMVATVRCEEIGYEKVATFTADEEWQQFEEAVQSDYVPGFGKKISSLLDRCLSEYDMEAIYFDEGVRTSKRHQLESKLLQLVNPAYQSLLGHLRTRTLEAFKESFDKAVEKEGFAVAARDSTQIFLEKFDKGSEDATIQQVNWDPSKVKDKLKRDIEAHVVSVRATKLSELCATYEGKLTKALAEPVEALLDSASEDTWPAIRKLLQRETKAAVSGLESAISTFELDEATEKELLLRLENHGRSVVESKAREEAARILIRMKDRFSTLFSRDADSMPRVWTGKEDIKAITKTARSASMKLLSTMAAIRLEEDGDNIDTTLSLALVDAARPGTTDRSIQSLDPLASSSWERVPEERTLISPVQCKSLWRQFKAETEYTVTQAIAAQEANKRNNNWLPPPWALAAMAVLGFNEFMTLLRNPFYLAVMFVVFLVGKAIWVQLDIANEFRNGFLPALLSLSTKFVPTIMNILKRLADEGAAPAAPERQRETELQPRNNSSNSNVTSAGSSSLTSSENGPEYSSPVAQ; encoded by the exons ATGGAGGACCCCTGTCTTTCTACGCAGCTTATTGATGGAGATGGTGTTTTCAATGTTTCTGGATTGGAGAGTTTCATGAAGGAAGTTAAATTGGCCGAATGTGGGCTCTCATACGCTGTTGTATCAATAATGGGCCCACAGAGTAGTG GAAAAAGTACACTTTTGAATCATCTTTTCCGCACCAATTTTAGGGAGATGGATGCTTTCAGAGGAAG GTCACAGACAACCAAAGGTATATGGATGGCGAAGGCCCAGAATATTGAACCATGCACCCTTGTAATGGATTTGGAAGGCACTGATGGAAGAGAGAGGGGAGAG GATGACACGGCCTTTGAGAAGCAGAGTGCATTATTTGCTTTGGCTGTTTCGGATATTGTGTTGATCAATAT GTGGTGCCATGATATTGGCAGAGAACAGGCTGCGAACAAGCCTCTTTTGAAGACTGTTTTCCAG GTCATGATGAGATTATTTAGTCCTCGCAAAACAACAATGCTATTTGTTATTCGTGACAAATCAAAG ACACCTTTGGAAAATCTTGAACCGATTTTAAGAGAAGATATTCAGAAG ATATGGGATGGTGTTCCTAAACCCCATGCCCATAAAGATACTCCACTCAGTGAATTTTTCAAT GTGCAAGTGGTGGCCCTTAACagttatgaggaaaaggaagagttaTTTAGAGAGCAG GTTTCCAACTTGAGAGATAGGTTTCAACAGTCTATTGCTCCTGGTGGACTTGCTGGAGATCGGCGTGGTGTTGTTCCAGCATCAGGTTTTTCATTTAGCTCACAGCAATTTTGGAAGGTCATCAAGGAGAACAAAGACCTTGACCTACCTGCTCATAAA GTTATGGTGGCTACTGTGCGTTGTGAAGAAATTGGTTATGAGAAAGTTGCCACTTTTACAGCTGATGAG GAATGGCAACAATTTGAGGAGGCTGTTCAAAGTGACTATGTACCAGGTTTCGGGAAGAAAATCAGCAGCCTGCTTGATAGATGTTTATCAGA ATACGACATGGAGGCTATTTATTTTGATGAAGGTGTCAGAACATCAAAAAGGCATCAACTTGAGTCTAAACTCTTGCAG CTTGTCAATCCTGCATACCAATCTCTTCTTGGTCATTTACGGACTAGAACTTTAGAAGCATTCAAAGAGTCCTTTGATAAGGCCGTTGAAAAGGAGGGATTTGCTGTTGCTGCTCGCGATTCTACCCAGATTTTCTTGGAGAAGTTTGATAAAGGATCTGAAG ATGCTACCATTCAACAAGTGAACTGGGATCCCTCGAAAGTTAAGGATAAGCTTAAGCGTGACATTGAGGCTCATGTGGTGTCAGTTCGTGCTACAAAGCTTTCTGAACTTTGTGCCACATATGAG GGCAAACTTACCAAAGCTCTTGCAGAACCTGTTGAAGCTCTTCTAGATTCAGCCAGTGAAGACACCTGGCCAGCTATTAGAAAGCTTCTTCAGCGTGAGACAAAAGCCGCCGTTTCAGGTCTTGAATCTGCTATTTCAACTTTTGAGCTTGATGAAGCTACTGAAAAAGAATTGCTCTTGCGGCTGGAGAATCACGGAAGGAGCGTTGTTGAATCAAAGGCAAGAGAAGAAGCTGCAAGGATCTTGatccgcatgaaggacag ATTCTCGACGTTATTCAGTCGTGATGCCGACTCGATGCCAAGAGTATGGACAGGAAAGGAAGACATCAAAGCAATTACTAAAACTGCTCGTTCAGCT TCCATGAAGTTGCTTTCTACGATGGCTGCAATTCGGTTGGAAGAAGATGGTGACAACATTGATACCACTCTTTCCCTTGCTCTAGTAGATGCTGCGAGGCCAGGGACTACAGATAGAAGTATTCAATCGCTTGATCCACTCGCCTCCAGTTCATGGGAAAGG GTTCCAGAGGAGAGAACTTTAATCTCCCCTGTCCAGTGCAAGTCTCTGTGGAGGCAATTTAAAGCTGAAACTGAGTATACCGTCACTCAAGCCATAGCTGCTCAG GAAGCAAACAAGAGGAACAACAACTGGCTGCCTCCTCCATGGGCGCTCGCTGCGATGGCTGTCCTTGGTTTCAATGAGTTCATGACATTACTGAG GAACCCATTTTACCTGGCCGTCATGTTTGTAGTTTTCCTAGTCGGGAAAGCCATATGGGTACAACTAGACATTGCCAATGAATTCCGAAATGGATTT CTTCCAGCTCTCCTTTCGCTGTCGACAAAATTTGTTCCGACAATTATGAACATTCTGAAGAGACTAGCTGATGAGGGGGCAGCGCCCGCAGCCCCAGAGAGGCAGAGAGAGACGGAGCTCCAACCAAGGAATAATAGTTCAAACAGCAACGTGACATCAGCAGGTTCCTCCAGCTTAACCTCTTCAGAGAATGGACCTGAATATTCAAGCCCGGTAGCACAATGA